From one Lolium rigidum isolate FL_2022 chromosome 4, APGP_CSIRO_Lrig_0.1, whole genome shotgun sequence genomic stretch:
- the LOC124708190 gene encoding actin-depolymerizing factor 7: protein MANAASGMAVDDECKLRFLELKAKRTHRFIIYKIDDKKKMVVVEKVGEPILNYDDFAASLPANECRYAIFDYDFVTEENCQKSKIFFVAWSPDTARVRSKMIYASSKERFKRELDGIQVELQATDADEVGFDVIQGRAN, encoded by the exons ATG GCGAATGCAGCATCAGGCATGGCTGTGGACGACGAATGCAAGCTCAGGTTCCTGGAGCTGAAGGCGAAGAGAACCCACCGCTTCATCATCTACAAGATAGATGATAAGAAGAAGATGGTTGTTGTGGAGAAGGTCGGCGAGCCCATCCTGAACTACGATGATTTTGCTGCCAGCCTCCCTGCCAATGAATGCAGATATGCCATATTCGACTATGACTTTGTCACCGAGGAGAACTGCCAGAAGAGCAAGATATTCTTTGTCGCATG GTCTCCTGATACAGCACGCGTGAGGAGCAAGATGATCTACGCGAGCTCCAAGGAGAGGTTCAAGAGGGAGCTCGACGGCATCCAGGTGGAGCTGCAGGCCACAGATGCTGACGAGGTCGGCTTCGATGTTATCCAAGGCCGTGCAAACTGA
- the LOC124649195 gene encoding rho GDP-dissociation inhibitor 1-like — MDAEEEASASMAEEDEEEEDAGSVALGPQVPLKDHLQLLKEGEDDSLRRWKEQLLGDVDTTKLGESAEPEVTVLNLTILAPGRPDLLLPIPFADDSSRAFTLKDGSPYSFRFSFTVANNIVSGLKYSHTVWKAGVRVENQKVMLGTFGPRQEPYTYDAEEDTTPSGIFARGSYSAKLKFVDDDGKVYLDMRYCFEIRKDWGGVV, encoded by the exons ATggatgcggaggaggaagcgtCGGCGAGCATGGCGGAGgaagacgaggaagaggaggacgccgGCAGCGTGGCTCTCGGCCCCCAGGTTCCACTCAAGGACCACCTCCAGCTCCTCAAG GAGGGGGAGGACGACAGCCTGAGGAGATGGAAGGAGCAGCTCCTGGGAGACGTCGACACCACCAAGCTCGGAG AGAGTGCAGAACCGGAGGTGACCGTCCTGAACCTGACCATCCTGGCGCCGGGGAGGCCGGACCTGCTCCTGCCGATCCCGTTCGCCGACGACAGCAGCAGGGCCTTCACGCTCAAGGACGGCAGCCCCTACAGCTTCCGGTTCTCCTTCACCGTCGCCAACAACATCGTGTCCGGCCTCAAGTACTCGCACACCGTCTGGAAGGCCGGCGTAAGAG TGGAGAATCAGAAAGTGATGCTCGGGACCTTCGGCCCTCGGCAGGAGCCGTACACCTACGACGCCGAGGAAGACACCACCCCGAGCGGCATTTTTGCGAGGGGTTCTTATTCTgctaaactaaag TTCGTGGACGACGACGGGAAGGTGTACTTGGACATGAGGTACTGCTTTGAGATCAGGAAGGACTGGGGAGGAGTAGTCTAA
- the LOC124708553 gene encoding uncharacterized protein LOC124708553 — protein sequence MDGRSCDLGGVPVVASDGTSSADARGGTERSAVDGASPQTRNADGSSEAGMRVGVSKSVGSGVKKDLQKCATFPSSAAEVEQEDSCSDADDAKDAHTYQRSVSLPSPVKLIPAIKGSREKNGVPSPRENRHIKWAEDVYDPPVTSVSHSVNNSYKRRPNPRKKDKSKQKQKQKGRSKKKTKNTNQNPAVIQTPDGLEDLGTSIGTEAPADPGKHETEVLDYGISSQDAKCGSSFLLETVAKMHFSTAEAS from the exons ATGGATGGTCGTTCCTGCGATCTTGGGGGTGTGCCAGTGGTGGCGTCTGACGGTACCTCTTCCGCTGACGCCCGCGGCGGCACGGAGCGGTCTGCCGTTGACGGTGCTTCCCCGCAGACGCGGAATGCGGATGGCTCGTCGGAGGCTGGAATGCGCGTGGGTGTCTCCAAGTCGGTCGGCTCGGGGGTGAAGAAAGACCTCCAGAAGTGCGCGACGTTCCCATCGTCTGCCGCTGAGGTCGAACAGGAGGACTCTTGCTCTGATGCGGATGATGCTAAGGATGCTCACACTTACCAGCGCTCTGTTTCATTGCCT TCACCTGTGAAGCTCATCCCTGCTATTAAAGGAAGCCGCGAAAAGAATGGGGTGCCATCACCAAGAGAGAATCGCCACATCAAATGGGCGGAGGACGTGTATGACCCCCCTGTCACATCTGTTTCTCATTCTGTGAACAACAGTTACAAAAGACGGCCCAATCCCCGTAAGAAGGACAAGAGCAAACAGAAACAGAAGCAGAAGGGCAGATCCAAGAAAAAAACCAAGAACACTAACCAGAACCCAGCTGTAATCCAGACTCCTGATGG ACTGGAAGACCTTGGCACCTCCATTGGTACGGAAGCTCCAGCTGATCCTGGAAAGCATGAGACCGAGGTCTTGGACTATGGCATCAGCAGCCAAGATGCCAAATGTGGAAGTAGCTTCCTGCTTGAGACGGTTGCGAAAATGCATTTCTCTACCGCCGAGGCTTCCTGA